The following are from one region of the Arachis duranensis cultivar V14167 chromosome 10, aradu.V14167.gnm2.J7QH, whole genome shotgun sequence genome:
- the LOC107469105 gene encoding uncharacterized protein LOC107469105 isoform X1, with protein sequence MSIQLKTEPGSPPILSSTSNKSLETMSVPELIEILRVKWQKVDYDRVEEVLVEREKKLKTKAGQLEEKFQLQSLARIDAEDKLKKKEQECEKVQMLYETLFKGVKESGLDKETIENLRKKNKVLECENLKLLELKKKYEVDGNAVDELRKKVAELEAEKKNNLDTTTELNDKNGKLVDVKLKAEFPFLEILDRVSRCWIKGWMSDASFDGEHDINKADDPGFPSKVKGEVKEFNDEINDGSLPLQRNKDFHQSHGAAAAEGGSKFQNIIEISGDHDDDDIPISRVMLAKATESRKRKLPFSQSCSCNRSGPF encoded by the exons ATGTCAATTCAACTAAAAACTGAACCTGGGTCACCCCCCATTCTCTCATCAACCAGTAACAAAAGCTTGGAGACGATGAGCGTTCCTGAGCTCATTGAAATTCTTCGAGTTAAGTGGCAAAAAGTGGATTATGACAGAGTTGAAGAGGTTTTGgtagaaagagagaaaaaacttAAAACCAAGGCTGGTCAACTTGAAGAGAAGTTTCAGCTTCAGAGTCTAGCAAGGATTGATGCTGAGgataaattgaagaagaaagagcAAGAGTGTGAGAAGGTACAGATGCTTTATGAGACGTTGTTTAAGGGAGTGAAGGAAAGTGGGTTAGACAAGGAAACCATTGAGAATTtgaggaagaagaacaaagtGTTAGAGTGCGAGAATCTTAAGTTGTTggagttgaagaagaaatatGAGGTTGATGGCAACGCTGTTGATGAATTAAGGAAGAAAGTGGCTGAGTTAGAGGCTGAAAAGAAGAATAATTTGGATACCACTACTGAGTTGAATGATAAGAATGGGAAGTTGGTGGATGTGAAATTGAAGGCTGAGTTTCCGTTTCTGGAAATTCTTGACCGTGTTTCGAGATGTTGGATAAAGGGTTGGATGAGTGATGCTTCTTTTGATGGAGAGCATGATATTAATAAAGCTGATGATCCTGGTTTTCCTTCTAAAGTCAAAGGAGAAGTGAAGGAGTTCAATGATGAAATCAATGATGGTTCTCTACCTTTGCAAAGAAACAAAGATTTTCATCAATCTCATGGTGCTGCAGCTG CTGAGGGAGGAtccaaatttcaaaatattattgagaTCAGTGGTGACCATGACGATGATGATATCCCTATTTCACGAGTAATGCTAGCAAAAGCTACCGAATCACGCAAAAGAAAGCTCCCATTCTCACAATCTTGTTCTTGCAATAGGAGTGGTCCCTTTTAA
- the LOC107469105 gene encoding uncharacterized protein LOC107469105 isoform X2, producing the protein MSIQLKTEPGSPPILSSTSNKSLETMSVPELIEILRVKWQKVDYDRVEEVLVEREKKLKTKAGQLEEKFQLQSLARIDAEDKLKKKEQECEKVQMLYETLFKGVKESGLDKETIENLRKKNKVLECENLKLLELKKKYEVDGNAVDELRKKVAELEAEKKNNLDTTTELNDKNGKLVDVKLKAEFPFLEILDRVSRCWIKGWMSDASFDGEHDINKADDPGFPSKVKGEVKEFNDEINDGSLPLQRNKDFHQSHGAAAAEGGSKFQNIIEISDSDHDDDDIPIHE; encoded by the coding sequence ATGTCAATTCAACTAAAAACTGAACCTGGGTCACCCCCCATTCTCTCATCAACCAGTAACAAAAGCTTGGAGACGATGAGCGTTCCTGAGCTCATTGAAATTCTTCGAGTTAAGTGGCAAAAAGTGGATTATGACAGAGTTGAAGAGGTTTTGgtagaaagagagaaaaaacttAAAACCAAGGCTGGTCAACTTGAAGAGAAGTTTCAGCTTCAGAGTCTAGCAAGGATTGATGCTGAGgataaattgaagaagaaagagcAAGAGTGTGAGAAGGTACAGATGCTTTATGAGACGTTGTTTAAGGGAGTGAAGGAAAGTGGGTTAGACAAGGAAACCATTGAGAATTtgaggaagaagaacaaagtGTTAGAGTGCGAGAATCTTAAGTTGTTggagttgaagaagaaatatGAGGTTGATGGCAACGCTGTTGATGAATTAAGGAAGAAAGTGGCTGAGTTAGAGGCTGAAAAGAAGAATAATTTGGATACCACTACTGAGTTGAATGATAAGAATGGGAAGTTGGTGGATGTGAAATTGAAGGCTGAGTTTCCGTTTCTGGAAATTCTTGACCGTGTTTCGAGATGTTGGATAAAGGGTTGGATGAGTGATGCTTCTTTTGATGGAGAGCATGATATTAATAAAGCTGATGATCCTGGTTTTCCTTCTAAAGTCAAAGGAGAAGTGAAGGAGTTCAATGATGAAATCAATGATGGTTCTCTACCTTTGCAAAGAAACAAAGATTTTCATCAATCTCATGGTGCTGCAGCTG
- the LOC107469104 gene encoding pentatricopeptide repeat-containing protein At3g06920 encodes MKILSRSQVLKLRFFLRCRKKIEPLSKRFSSQWSNGFPPSPEMNGKAVPFVEENATKVEGIHKAVFDVCGVLETSMWGPAVEDALKMYDEMLQPELVVGVIRRLKDVNKALHFFRWVERKTEEAHGREAYNALLVVMARTRNLVYLEQVLEEMCVAGFGPDNNTCIELVGSFVKSNKLREAFGIIESMRKYMFRPAFSAYTTLIGALSSVHECDSMLTLFHQMQELGYEVNIHLFTTLVRAFAREGRVDAALSLLDEMKSNSFHADLVLYNVCIDSFGKVGTVDMAWKFFHELKAQGLVPDDVTYTSMIGVLCKAERLDEAVELFEELDQNRSVPCVYAYNTMIMGYGSVGKFDEAYDLLERQKRKGCIPSVVAYNCLLTCLGKKGKVAEALRIYEEMKKDAAPNLATYNILIDMLCKAGQLEPALKVQEAMKEAGLFPNIMTVNIMIDRLCKAQRLDDACSIFLGLDHKLCTPDAVTFCSLIEGLGRHGRVDDAYMLYEKMLDSDQSPNAVVYTSLIRNFFKCGRKEDGHKIYKEMMHRGCSPDLTLLNIYMDCVFKAGEIDRGRDLFEEIKAQGLIPDVRSYSILIHGLVKAGFAKETYKLFYEMKEQGLHLDTRAYNAVIDGFCKSGKVNKAYQLLDEMKTKGLQPTVVTYGSVIDGLSKIDRLDEAYMLFEEVKSKGVDLNVVIYSSLIDGFGKVGRIDEAYLILEELMQKGLTANTFTWNCLLDALVKAEEIDEALVCFQNMKSLKCPPNEITYSIMINGLCKVRKFNKAFVFWQEMQKKGLKPNTITYTTMITGLARVGNVQEAKGLFERFKASGGRPDSACYNSMIEGLSSVNKAMDAYTLFEETRTKGCRIYSKTCVILLDALHKADCLEQAAIVGAVLREMAKSQHATRFS; translated from the exons ATGAAAATTCTCTCAAGAAGCCAAg TTCTAAAACTTCGATTTTTTCTGAGATGCCGAAAAAAGATTGAGCCCTTATCTAAGAGGTTCTCTTCACAGTGGTCAAATGGATTTCCTCCTTCTCCTGAGATGAACGGTAAAGCTGTTCCCTTTGTGGAAGAGAATGCAACAAAAGTGGAAGGTATCCATAAGGCAGTGTTTGATGTGTGTGGGGTATTGGAAACTAGCATGTGGGGACCTGCCGTTGAGGATGCCCTCAAGATGTATGATGAAATGCTTCAACCAGAACTTGTTGTTGGAGTGATAAGGAGGTTGAAGGATGTGAATAAGGCGTTGCATTTTTTTCGATGGGTGGAGCGGAAAACTGAAGAAGCTCATGGTCGTGAGGCCTACAATGCACTTCTAGTGGTTATGGCTAGGACTAGAAACTTGGTGTACTTGGAGCAGGTTCTTGAAGAAATGTGTGTGGCAGGGTTTGGACCAGATAACAATACTTGTATTGAATTGGTTGGTAGTTTTGTCAAGTCAAATAAGTTGAGGGAAGCTTTTGGGATTATTGAGAGTATGAGGAAGTACATGTTTCGCCCTGCTTTTTCAGCTTATACTACATTGATTGGTGCGCTCTCTTCAGTTCATGAATGTGATtccatgcttactctctttcaTCAAATGCAGGAACTAGGCTATGAAGTAAATATACACTTGTTTACTACGCTTGTTCGTGCGTTTGCAAGGGAGGGTCGTGTTGATGCTGCCCTTTCCTTGCTGGACGAAATGAAGAGTAATTCGTTTCATGCTGACCTTGTTCTCTACAATGTTTGCATAGATAGTTTTGGCAAAGTCGGCACAGTGGATATGGCCTGGAAATTCTTTCATGAATTGAAAGCACAAGGGTTGGTTCCTGATGATGTGACCTATACTAGCATGATAGGTGTTCTTTGCAAGGCTGAGAGGCTGGATGAAGCTGTTGAGTTGTTTGAAGAATTGGATCAAAACAGAAGTGTCCCGTGTGTTTATGCTTATAATACCATGATTATGGGTTATGGTTCAGTTGGAAAATTTGATGAAGCATATGATTTACTCGAGAGACAAAAAAGAAAGGGATGCATACCTAGTGTAGTTGCTTATAATTGCCTTCTGACTTGCCTGGGTAAAAAGGGTAAAGTAGCTGAAGCATTGAGGATCtatgaagaaatgaaaaaagatgCGGCACCAAATCTTGCAACCTACAATATCTTGATTGACATGCTTTGTAAGGCAGGACAGCTCGAACCCGCACTGAAGGTTCAGGAAGCCATGAAAGAGGCTGGTTTGTTCCCTAATATCATGACTGTAAATATAATGATTGATAGACTATGTAAAGCTCAAAGACTTGATGATGCTTGCTCCATATTTTTAGGATTGGATCATAAACTTTGCACCCCTGATGCAGTTACATTTTGTTCTCTTATTGAGGGTTTGGGTAGACATGGCAGGGTAGATGATGCCTACATGCTTTATGAGAAGATGTTAGATTCCGATCAAAGTCCAAATGCAGTAGTGTATACATCTCTTATTAGGAATTTCTTCAAGTGTGGTAGGAAGGAGGATGGTcacaaaatttacaaggagatgATGCATAGGGGTTGTTCTCCTGATCTAACGCTCCTTAATATTTACATGGATTGTGTTTTTAAAGCAGGTGAAATTGATAGAGGAAGGgatttgtttgaagaaataaagGCTCAAGGGTTAATTCCTGATGTTCGGAGCTACTCAATTTTAATTCATGGTCTTGTGAAAGCAGGCTTTGCAAAAGAAACATACAAGTTGTTTTATGAGATGAAGGAGCAAGGACTACATTTGGACACCCGTGCTTACAATGCTGTTATTGATGGGTTTTGCAAGTCTGGTAAGGTCAATAAGGCTTACCAACTTCTGGACGAAATGAAGACAAAGGGCCTGCAACCTACTGTTGTCACTTATGGATCTGTCATTGATGGACTTTCTAAAATCGACAGGCTCGATGAAGCATATATGTTATTTGAAGAAGTAAAATCCAAAGGTGTTGACTTGAATGTAGTGATCTATAGTAGTCTCATTGATGGGTTTGGGAAGGTGGGAAGGATTGATGAGGCATATTTAATTTTGGAGGAGTTGATGCAGAAGGGTCTAACTGCAAACACATTCACATGGAATTGCTTACTTGATGCATTGGTGAAAGCTGAGGAAATCGATGAAGCTCTTGTCTGCTTCCAGAATATGAAAAGTTTGAAATGTCCTCCAAATGAAATAACTTATAGCATTATGATAAATGGTCTTTGCAAGGTTAGAAAATTTAACAAGGCTTTTGTGTTCTGGCAAGAGATGCAGAAGAAAGGGCTAAAACCTAATACTATCACATACACAACCATGATTACGGGACTTGCAAGGGTTGGAAATGTTCAAGAAGCAAAAGGTCTCTTTGAGAGATTTAAGGCAAGCGGGGGTAGGCCTGATTCAGCTTGTTATAATTCTATGATTGAAGGATTAAGCAGTGTCAATAAAGCAATGGATGCATATACACTTTTCGAGGAAACTCGCACGAAAGGTTGTCGTATTTATAGCAAAACATGCGTTATCCTTTTAGATGCACTGCATAAGGCTGACTGCCTTGAGCAAGCCGCAATCGTTGGAGCTGTCTTAAGGGAAATGGCAAAGTCCCAACATGCCACAAGATTCTCTTGA
- the LOC107469083 gene encoding uncharacterized protein LOC107469083 encodes MWKITINGPQVPTKDGAGGVVSPKVKAEWNEDDKRKRKLNANGVNMLNCAISFEEYLKVSRCKTAKKIWNNLQATREGTTQVRETRIDMLSKEYKMFSMKEGESIDDMFEIFFIISNRLEVMRITHSE; translated from the coding sequence ATGTGGAAGATAACCATAAATGGTCCTCAAGTCCCTACAAAGGATGGCGCTGGTGGTGTTGTCTCTCCCAAAGTCAAAGCAGAATGGAATGAAGAtgacaaaaggaaaagaaaactaaatgCTAATGGTGTCAATATGCTGAACTGTGCAATCAGCTTCGAGGAATACCTGAAGGTTTCAAGATGTAAAACAGCAAAGAAAATCTGGAATAATCTTCAAGCCACACGTGAGGGTACCACACAAGTAAGAGAAACCAGAATTGACATGCTGAGCAAAGAGTATAAGATGTTCTctatgaaggaaggagaatcaatTGATGACATGTTCGAGATATTCTTTATCATCAGTAATAGATTGGAAGTTATGAGGATTACTCATTCCGAATAG